Within Bdellovibrionales bacterium, the genomic segment GCCGTAAAAAAAGAGATAAAGGTCCGAAAGGTAATGTATCGAAAAACATTGAAGGCTGAAACCGATACAGACGCCTCATGAAGCAAACGATATAACATTTAGTTTCCGCAATTAAAGGTTGTGTCTACCCGTCAAAGTCGACGGGATTCCAAACCCGCAAAACTTGTTCCAGCTTCATGCCTCTTGAACCTTTTAAGGCGACAATATCTGACTCGTTTAACACAGAGCCCACTTTAGATGCAAGATCTACTTTGTAACCATCTGATAGGATTAAGTTTTTACCAAAGCTACTGAGGCCAATACCGCGCTCAAAATCAGCCCGGTGGGGTCCCATAAACCAGATGATTGAGGCTCCCGCATTTCCAGCCCGCCGTCCCAACTCCTCATGAAACCGCGAGGAATCCATCCCGAGCTCGAGCATTTCCCCGAGCACGAGTATTTTGTTCCCCTCGCATGACACTTCAGTAAAATTACTCAGCAGAGCAGCCATGCTCTCAGGATTCGCATTGTAACCATCGAATAGCACCCGGGTACCCGATCGCAAACGCACCAGCTGATTCCGACCCCAAGAGGTCTTCAGACCTGCCAGTGCCTGCCATATAGCATCTGGCTCCATCTCCAGACTGAGAGCCAAGGCAGCCGCTGCCATGGTATTCTCCACATTGTGACGACCAAAAATCGGAATGCGGACCTCTCCCTTTTTATTTCCTATGTGCCCATTGACCCTGATAAAATCAAGGCCCACTTCAACAACGTTCAAGTCGACATCTCCATGACCAGAAAAAGTGAAGATTTTTTTTCTTGCTTTCAAGTTTTTCCCAATACTCATGGTGGCCGATTCATGCATTTTCCTCGTGAATGAATTGGCCAGATTATAAATTTGAATTGAGTCGGGACAAGTTCTGTAAATTTCCCACTTTGCCTCAGCAACAGCCTCTTGCGATCCAAGTTCGCCAATATGGGCACTTCCCACATTTGTCACCATTGTGATGTCTGGCTCGGCAATGCGACAAAGCTCTGAAATCTCACCAGCATGATTCATGCCCATCTCAACGACGGCGACTTCATGCTCTGGGCGAATCCCCAAAAGAGTGATCGGAACTCCCCAATGGTTATTATAGCTACCCTGACTGAAATGCGTCTTATATTTTTTCTGCAAAATACTCGCGGCAAATTCCTTTGTCGTCGTCTTTCCAGATGATCCTGTAATCGCAACTATCTTTGCCTTATTTTTTCGGCGCCAAAAACGACCCAAACTCTGAAGAGACTTTAAGGTGTCGGAGACTTCAATAAGAGTCATCTCCGGCTTCAAGCGCTCCATTTCAGGAAAGGTTCTATCAAAAAGCGCTCCCTTCGCACCCTTATCAAATGCTGCACGAATAAAATCGTGGGCATCAAACCGCTCACCGCGTAGCGGGATAAAGAGCTTTCCAGACAAATCCGCGCGAGTGTCCGTTCCCACTCCATTCCAAGCGGTCTCGTGCCGAGATAAAAGCTGCCCGCCGGTGACCTTCAAGATTTCGTCGAGCTTCAAGTCCCATTTCATTTTAAAAACTCCCCGGCGACTAAGGTATCAGAAAAAAAGATACGTCCCGTACTCAAAATCTGATAATTCTCATGGCCTTTGCCAGCTATAAGCACGACATCTCCTGGCTGAGCAGACATGATGGCCATCTTGATTGCCTCCCTCCGATCCGCCTCAACAACCACCTTGTCCCCGATAAGGGGTTTAGGTGTCTCAGAGATGATCTCGCAAATAATCTTCTCCGGGTCCTCACTTCGTGGATTATCCGAAGTCACATAGATGAGATCAGAGCCATTCAAAGCCGCCCGCATCATCAGGGGCCTCTTTCCTCTGTCTCTATCGCCACCGCAGCCAAATACGGTGATGATTCGAACGGGCAGTTGACCCTCGCGCCGAATTTCATTTAGTCCCTCAAGCACAAACCTCAAAGCATCATCTGTGTGCGCATAATCAACGAACACGTGAACTGGACTGTTTGGGTTACCCACTCTTTCCATTCGGCCCCGAATGCCACGAAATCCAGCCAAAGCTTCACGACAAGTCTCAGCTCCAGCGCCAGCGGCCGTCCCAACAGCAAAGGCCGCCGTCGCATTGTAGACATTGTGAATACCTATCAATGGAATTTCTAACCTGACCACTCCGCCAAGGTATTTCAATCGATAATTTGTGCCAGAAAAATCGGCCTTTTCCACCTGAAAGGAAAAATCCGCTTCCCCCTGACCATAGGTCCAATTCACTGACCGGCTAGAAATCTGAAGTTTCTTTCCGTAAGGATCATTGGAATTGATGATCGCAAAAACCGGAGATTTCGTAGAACGGGAAAGTATCTCATCAAAAAGGCGCTGTTTTGCAATAAAATAGTTCTCCATTGTTCCATGATAGTCGAGATGGTCTCGGGTTAAATTGGTAAAAACGACACAGTTAAAGGGTATCGCATCGACACGATATTGAGAAAGAGCGTGACTTGAAACTTCAAAAACGGCGGCCCTCGCCCCAAGAGAGTTAAACTCTGAAAGTCTCCTCTGTAAATCAATTGCATCAGGCGTCGTCATCTGAGTTTCCCAGGTGTGAGCGCCAACATGATGATCAATGGTACCCATAACGCCCGTCGTCCACCCATAGCGATTGAGAATGGCTTCCGTCAAATGAGTTGTGCTCGTTTTCCCGTTTGTTCCCGTCACTCCCACACAAAAAAGATTCTGAGCCGGATTTCCGAAGAATCTGCTTGCTAAAATGTCGAGGGCCCTCCGAGAGTCCTCCACGACAACGACGGCACCGCGGTAATCAGGGGGCACCTTTGCCTCACTTTCAACAACCAATCCGATCGCTCCCCTCGCGCAGGCCTGAGAAATAAAATCATGCCCGTCCAAGGCCTGACCCCGAATAGCAATGTACAAGGAACCTGAGTTTACGGAGCGCGAATCTCGACAGACTGAAGTGACTTCAACCAGAGGATCATCTCCCCATTTCAATTGAGAATAGACCGACAATAGTTGGGCCAATTTCAAATGACTCCCCCTTTTTTATTTACCCGATCCAATTTGATTTGCTACAAATCAATGCTATCTGCTGGTTTTAGCAAAATTTGGATGGGCTGACCAGGGCTCAGAACACCACCTGGGGCCGGAACCGATGATACAACAACTCCAGACCC encodes:
- a CDS encoding UDP-N-acetylmuramoyl-tripeptide--D-alanyl-D-alanine ligase, which gives rise to MKWDLKLDEILKVTGGQLLSRHETAWNGVGTDTRADLSGKLFIPLRGERFDAHDFIRAAFDKGAKGALFDRTFPEMERLKPEMTLIEVSDTLKSLQSLGRFWRRKNKAKIVAITGSSGKTTTKEFAASILQKKYKTHFSQGSYNNHWGVPITLLGIRPEHEVAVVEMGMNHAGEISELCRIAEPDITMVTNVGSAHIGELGSQEAVAEAKWEIYRTCPDSIQIYNLANSFTRKMHESATMSIGKNLKARKKIFTFSGHGDVDLNVVEVGLDFIRVNGHIGNKKGEVRIPIFGRHNVENTMAAAALALSLEMEPDAIWQALAGLKTSWGRNQLVRLRSGTRVLFDGYNANPESMAALLSNFTEVSCEGNKILVLGEMLELGMDSSRFHEELGRRAGNAGASIIWFMGPHRADFERGIGLSSFGKNLILSDGYKVDLASKVGSVLNESDIVALKGSRGMKLEQVLRVWNPVDFDG
- a CDS encoding UDP-N-acetylmuramoyl-L-alanyl-D-glutamate--2,6-diaminopimelate ligase: MKLAQLLSVYSQLKWGDDPLVEVTSVCRDSRSVNSGSLYIAIRGQALDGHDFISQACARGAIGLVVESEAKVPPDYRGAVVVVEDSRRALDILASRFFGNPAQNLFCVGVTGTNGKTSTTHLTEAILNRYGWTTGVMGTIDHHVGAHTWETQMTTPDAIDLQRRLSEFNSLGARAAVFEVSSHALSQYRVDAIPFNCVVFTNLTRDHLDYHGTMENYFIAKQRLFDEILSRSTKSPVFAIINSNDPYGKKLQISSRSVNWTYGQGEADFSFQVEKADFSGTNYRLKYLGGVVRLEIPLIGIHNVYNATAAFAVGTAAGAGAETCREALAGFRGIRGRMERVGNPNSPVHVFVDYAHTDDALRFVLEGLNEIRREGQLPVRIITVFGCGGDRDRGKRPLMMRAALNGSDLIYVTSDNPRSEDPEKIICEIISETPKPLIGDKVVVEADRREAIKMAIMSAQPGDVVLIAGKGHENYQILSTGRIFFSDTLVAGEFLK